CAACCGACAGCTTCTGGTTGTAGGCGTCGGCACCGGCCGAGTCGGTGTGGCCGACGGCGATCACGACTTCCAGGCTGACGGCCGAGGTCTTGCCGACCAGGTCGTCCAGCTTGGCCTTGGCTTCGGGCTTGAGCACAGCCTTGTCGAAGTCGAAGAAGGCGTCAGCAGCGAAGGTCACCTTCTCGCTGGTGGGCTTCGGCGCGGGGGCCGGCACCGGGGCAACCGGTGCAACCGGAGCCGGGGGCGGAGCCACCACCGGCGGCGGGGGCGGCGGGGGCGCCACACGCGGAGCGGGGGCCGGGGCCGGCGGCGGAGCCTTCTTCAGTGCGCCATCGCACTGTTCGGCCGCCGTGGCGGGCGTCCACTGCGCATCGCGCCAGCAGAGTTCATTGGTGCCGTTCTTCCACACCGTGCCATCCGTGCCGCGCCAATTGTCGCCACCCGTGCTGACCTGGGCGAAAGCCGCCAAGGGCGCAACGATTGCGGCCGACGCGAAGAGCACCGCCACCTTGTTCAGTTTCTTCATGATTCTCCTCTCGAGGAAAGCCGCAGATCACTGCGTAACGTCCAAATCGGAAGCAAGAAAAGCCGACAAACACCTGGTTCGGCAGGCGTTTGCCACCGATGAATCATTGTGCCACGCACATTTCGGCCGACCCGCTTTTCAGCCTCCGGACGCGCCGAACGGCCCAGGATGTTGCATCGCCGCGACAACCCGGCGCCGCTTAGAATGATGGATTGCCCGCCCGGGACGCCGGTCAGGCCTCCTTGATGCCCGGCGCTTCAGCCCGCCGCAAACGCATGACGTCCTTCGCCAAGGAAACCCTGCCGATCAGCCTCGAAGAGGAGATGCGGCGCTCCTATCTAGATTACGCAATGAGCGTGATCGTCGGGCGAGCGCTGCCCGATGCGCGTGACGGGCTCAAGCCCGTGCACCGCCGCGTGCTGTTCGCGATGCACGAGCTCAACAACGACTGGAACCGCCCGTACAAGAAATCGGCCCGTATCGTCGGCGACGTGATCGGTAAGTACCACCCGCACGGCGACACCGCGGTGTACGACACCATCGTGCGCATGGCGCAGACCTTCAGTCTGCGCCACATGCTGGTGGATGGCCAGGGCAACTTCGGCTCGGTCGACGGCGACAGCGCCGCGGCGATGCGGTACACCGAAATCCGCCTGTCCAAGATCGCCCACGAGATGCTGGCCGACATCGACAAGGAAACGGTCGACTTCGCGCCCAACTACGACGGCTCTGAGAAAGAGCCCACGGTGCTGCCGGCGCGGCTGCCCAACCTGCTGGTCAACGGCTCGGCCGGCATCGCGGTGGGCATGGCCACCAACATCCCGCCGCACAACCTCAACGAGGTGGTCGACGCCTGCCTGCACCTGCTGAAGGTGCCGGACGCCTCGATCGACGAGCTGATGCAGATCGTGCCGGCGCCCGACTTCCCCACCGCCGGCATCATCTACGGCCTGAGCGGCGTGCGCGAGGGCTACCGCACCGGCCGCGGCAAGGTGGTGATGCGCGCCAAGGTGCACTTTGAAGACCTGGAGCGCGGCGCGCGGCAGGCCATCATCGTTGACGAGATCCCCTATCAGGTCAACAAGAAGACGCTGCTCGAGCGCATTGCCGAACTGGTGCGCGAGAAGAAGATCGAGGGCATCAGCCACCTGCAGGACGAGTCCGACAAGTCGGGCATGCGCGTGGTCATCGAGCTCAAGCGCGGTGAAGTGCCCGAGGTGGTGCTGAACAACCTGTACAAGCAGACGCAGCTGCAGGACAGCTTCGGCATGAACATGGTGGCGCTGATCGACGGTCAGCCCAAGCTGTGCAACCTGAAGCAGCTGCTCGACATCTTCCTCGAGCACCGGCGCGAGGTGGTGACGCGGCGCACCGTGTACGAGCTGCGCAAGGCCCGCGAGCGCGGCCATGTGCTCGAAGGCCTGGCGGTGGCGCTGGCCAACATCGACGAGTTCATCGAGACCATCAAGAACAGCCCGACGCCGCCGGTGGCGCGCGCCGCGCTGATGGCCAAGCGCTGGGATTCGGGCCTGGTGCGCGAGATGCTGATGCGCACCGAGGGCACCACGCCCGGCGGCAGCCGCGCCTACCGCCCCGATGGCCTGCCCGACAGCTACGGTCTGCAGCCCGATGGCCTGTACCGCCTGAGCGACGACCAGGCTGGCGAGATCCTGCAGATGCGCCTGCAGCGCCTGACCGGGCTGGAGCAGGACAAGATCATCGGCGAGTACCGCGAGGTGATGGCCGTCATCACCGACCTGCTCGACATCCTGGCCAAGCCCGAACGGGTGACGACCATCATCGGCGACGAGCTGATCGCGCTGAAGAGCGAGTTCGGCCAGACCAAGCTGGGCGCCCGCCGCTCGATGATCGAGCACAACGTGCAGGAGCTCGGCACCGAGGACCTGATCACGCCCACCGACATGGTGGTGACGCTCAGCCACACCGGCTACATCAAGAGCCAGCCGCTCACCGAATACCGCGCGCAAAAGCGCGGCGGCCGCGGCAAGCAGGCCACGGCGACCAAGGAAGACGACTGGATCGACCAGCTCTTCATCGCCAACACGCACGACTGGATCCTGTGCTTCAGCAACCGCGGCCGCGTCTACTGGCTCAAGGTGTGGGAAGTGCCGCAGGGCGGGCGGGCCAGCCGTGGCAAGCCCATCGTCAACATGTTCCCGCTGCAGGCCGACGAGAAGATCAACGTGGTGCTGCCGCTGACCGGCGAGTTCCGCAGCTTCCCGGGCGACCACTACATCTTCATGGCCACCGCCCTGGGCACCGTGAAGAAGACGGCGCTCGATGACTTCAGCAACCCGCGCAAGGCCGGCATCATCGCCGTCGACCTGGACGAGGGCGACCACCTGATCGGCGCCGCGCTCACCGACGGCAAGCACGACGTGATGCTGTTCTCCGACAGCGGCAAGGCGGTGCGCTTCGATGAAGACGATGTGCGCGCCATGGGTCGCCAGGCCCGCGGCGTGCGCGGCATGATGCTGGAAGACGGCCAGAGCCTGATCGCCATGCTGGTGGCCGAAGACGAGAGCCAGAGCGTGCTCACCGCCACCGAGAACGGCTTCGGCAAGCGCACCAGCATCGTCGAGTACACCCGCCACGGCCGCGGCACCAAGGGCATGATCGCCATCCAGCAAAGCGAGCGCAACGGCAAGGTGGTGGCCGCCACGCTGGTGCGCGCCAACGACGAGATCATGCTGATCACCGACAAGGGCGTGCTGGTGCGCACCCGCGTGTCGGAGATCCGCGAACTCGGCCGCGCCACGCAGGGCGTGACGCTGATCGCGCTCGACGACGGCAGCAAGCTCAGCGGCCTGCAGCGCATCGTCGAGAACGACGCCAACGACGACGGCAGCGGCAACGCCGATGCCGAACCCGGCACCGACGCCGGCACCGACTCCCCCAACCAGGATCCCGCATGACGTTTTTCCGACCGCTGGCGCAGGCCATCACCGTGGCCCTGCTCACCGCCAGCGCTGGCCAGGCGCTGGCCCAGGCGGCCGCTCCGGCAGCGGCCGCCTCGGCCACCGCCAGCTCGCCGGCCAAGAAGGAACTGGTGGCCAAGGTGATGAAGCTGCAGCAAGGCGGCTTCGAGAACATCGGCAGCGCGCTGCTGGGCGAGCCGGCGCAGCTGCTGCTGCAGGGTGCCGGCCGTGCGCTGGGCCAGGTGCCGGCCGACAAGCGCGAGGCGCTGGGCAAGGACATCCAGGCCGAGGTGAAGAAGTTCTTCGACACCAATGCGCCCTACATGCGCGAGCGCGCCGTCAAGCTGGCCGCCACCACCATCGGCCCGCTGCTCGAGGAGAAGTTCAGCGAGGACGAGCTCAAGACCCTGGTGGCCTGGCTCGAGTCGCCGGTGAGCCGCAAGTTCAGCGAGATCGTGCCGCAGAGCCAGCAGCTGCTGGGCCAGAAGGTGGTGGAAGACACCCGCAGCACCATCGAGCCCAAGCTCAAGGCGCTGGAGCAATCGGTGGCCAAGAAGCTGGGCCTGCCGGCGCAGGGTGCGCAGGGCGGCGCGCCGGCCGGCGGGGGCGTCAAGCCGCCGGCCGCCGCGGCCTCGGGCAAGAAGTAAACCGGGGCCCCCACTGCGCAGTCCGCCGATGAGCACCACCCACCGCCCCTACAACTTCTCGGCCGGCCCGGCCGTGCTGCCCGAAGAAGTGCTGCGCGAAGCCGCTGCCGAGATGCTCGACTGGCACGGTTCGGGCATGGGCGTGATGGAGATGAGCCACCGCGGCAAGGAGTTCGTCTCGATCCACGAGGCCGCCGAACGCGACCTGCGTGAACTGCTCGCGGTGCCGGCGCATTTCCGCGTGCTGTTCATGCAGGGCGGTGGCCTGGGCGAAAACGCCATCGTGCCGATGAACCTGTCGCGCGGCGGGCTGGTTGATCTGGTGGTCACCGGCGCCTGGTCCAAGAAGTCGGCCGGCGAGGCGCGCAAGTACGCCGATGTGGCGATTGCCGCCAGCAACGAGGCCGACGGCCACACCTCGCTGCCGGCGCCGTCCGGCTGGCAGCTGCGCCAGGGCGCTGCCTACGTGCATGTGTGCAGCAACGAGACCATCCACGGCGTCGAGTTCGGCGCCTTGCCCGATCTGGCCGCGCTCGGCAGCGACGCGCCGCTGGTGGTGGACTGCTCCAGCCACATCCTGTCGCGCCCCATCGACTGGGCCCGCGTGGGCCTGGCCTTTGCCGGCGCGCAGAAGAACATCGGCCCGGCCGGCCTCACGCTGGTGTTCGTGCGCGAGGATCTGCTCGACCGCGCGCTGCCCATCTGCCCCAGCGCCTTCGAGTACAAGACCGTGGCCGCGCACGGCTCGATGTTCAACACCCCGCCCACCTACGGCATCTACATCGCCGGGCTGGTGTTCCAGTGGCTCAAGCGCCAGGGCGGCGTGGCCGAGATGGAACGCCGCGCCATCGCCAAGGCCCGGCTGCTGTACGGCGCGCTCGACGGCAGCGGCGGCTTCTACCTCAACAAGGTGGCGCACGATGGCCGCTCGCGCATGAACGTGCCCTTCTTTCTGCGCGATGAGTCGCTCAACGAGGCCTTTCTGGCCGGTGCGCGCGAGGCCGGCCTGTTGCAGCTCAAGGGCCACAAGAGCGTGGGCGGCATGCGCGCCTCGATCTACAACGCCATGCCGATCGAGGGCGTGATGGCCCTGGTCGACTACCTGAACCAATTTGCCCGCCGCCATGGCTGATGACACCACCACCACCGGCACGCCGGCCCCTGGCGGCGCCACGCCCGTGCAACCCGAGCTGCTGGCGCTGCGCGAGCGCATCGACTCGGTCGATCGCGAACTGCTGGCGCTGCTGAACCGCCGCGCCGGCCTGGCGCTGGCGGTGGGCGAGCTCAAGAAGAAGGAAGGCTCGGTGGTGTTTCGCCCCGAGCGCGAGGCGCAGGTCATCGACGGCCTGAAAAGCGCCAACCCCGGCCCGCTGAAGAACGACAACGTGGCGCCGATCTGGCGCGAGATCATGAGCGCCTGCCGCGCGCTCGAGACGCCCACCCGCGTGGCCTACCTGGGCCCGGCCGGCACCTTCAGTGAAGAGGCGGCGTTGGGCTACTTCGGCAGCTCGATCGTCAAGGTGCCCTGCGCCAGCATGGACGAGGTGATGCGCACCACCGCCGCCGGCGCCGCCGATTTCGGCGTGATGCCGGTCGAGAACTCCACCGAGGGTGGCGTGGCCCGCACGCTGGATCTGTTTCTGACCTCGCCGCTGTTCATCATCGGCGAGACCAGCCTGATCGTGCGCCACAACCTGCTGCGCAAGGACAACGCGCTGGCCGGCATCCACACCGTGGCCGCCCATCCGCAGGCGCTGGCCCAATGCCATGGCTGGCTCAGCCACCACCTGCCCGACGTGGAGCGGCGGCCGGTGTCCAGCAATGCCGAAGGTGCCCGCCTGGCGGCACTGGATGCCGGCATCGCCGGCATTGCCAGCCTGCGTGCGGCGGCCGAGTTCGGCCTGCACGTGGTGTCGCCGGCCATCCAGGACGACGCCCACAACCGCACCCGTTTCGCCATCGTCACCCACCCCGACCGCCATCCCGCACCCAAGGCCTCGGGCCATGACTGCACCAGCCTGGTGGTGAGCGTGCCCAACAAGCCCGGCGCCATGCACGATCTGCTGGTGCCGCTGAAGGAGCACGGCGTGTCGATGACCCGCTTCGAGTCGCGCCCGGCGCGTTCGGGCCAGTGGGAGTACTTCTTCTACATCGACCTCGACGGCCATCCCGACGAGCCGCGCATGAACACCGCGCTGCACGCGCTGCGCGAGACCTGCGCCTTCTTCAAGGTGCTGGGCGCCTACCCCGTGGACGTGCACTGAGATGAAACTGCCCGCACGCTCGCTTCGTTCGCTGCGCCCCCAGGGGGCTCATCAGGCCCTTCGGGCGGCAGGGCGGGCCTGACATCATGTTCAACCAGCTGGGTGTCATCGGCTGCGGCCTGATGGGCGGCTCGTTCGCGCTGGCGCTCAAGCGCGCCGGGTTGGTCAAGCGCGTGGTCGGCTACAGCAAGTCGCCGTCGACCACCGATCTGGCCAGGCGCATGGGGGTCATCGACACCGCGGCCGAGTCGGCGCTGCTGGCGATCTCGGGCTCCGACATCGTGCTGGTGGCCGTGCCGGTGGCCGCCACCGAGGTCACCTTCAAGGCCATCATGCACCTGGTGGAGCCGCATGTGCTGGTGATGGACGTGGGCTCCACCAAGCGCGATGTGGTCGACACCGCACGCCGCGTGCTGAAAGAGCGCGTCGGCAGCTTCGTGCCCGCCCACCCGATCGCCGGCAGCGAGCACAGCGGCGTGCAGCACGCCGACGCCACGCTGTACAACAACCGCCAGGTCATCCTGACGCCGCTGCCGCAAACCCGGCCCGAGCTGGTGCAGAAGGCCTCGGATGTCTGGAACGCCATCGGCGCCCAGGTGCTGCGCATGTCGCCCGAGAACCACGACGCGGCCTTTGCCGCCGTGAGCCATCTGCCGCACCTGCTGGCCTTTGCCTACTTCTCGGCCATCGTCAACCAGCCGGCCGGGCCGGAGTTCCTGTCGCTGGCCGGCCCGGGCTTTCGCGACTTCACGCGCATCGCGGCCAGTGATCCGGCGGTGTGGCGCGACATCCTGCTGGCCAACCGCGAAGAGGTGCTCAAGCAGAGCCAGCGCTTCCGTTATGCGCTCGAGATGATGGAGCGCGCCATGCTCAATGGCGACGGCGAGCTGCTGGAAGAGCGCATCCGCACCGCGTCGGAGCCGCGCAGCCACTGGCAGATCGGTGGCCCCGGCCGCGGCCACGGCAGCGGCACGCCCTGACCGCGCCCCCAGCCCCTTCATCCCCGGCCATGCGCGGTGCCACGCTGCGCCGTGCCGCACGCGCCGTAGCCGCCCTTCGCCATGTTTGACCTCCCCCACCTCGATCTGCCGCCGCTGCGCGGTGCCGCCGGCACGGTGCGCCTGCCCGGCTCGAAGAGCATCTCCAACCGCGTGCTGCTGCTGGCCGGCCTGAGCCAGGGCACCACGCTCGTGCGCGAGCTGCTGGCCAGCGACGACACGCGGGTGATGCGCGATGCGCTGCGCACGCTGGGCTGCCGGCTCGAAGACCGGGCCGACGGCGCGCTGGCCATCACCGGCCTGGGTGGCCGCCTGCAGGTGCACGAGGCGGCGCTGTTCCTGGGCAATGCCGGCACGGCCATGCGGCCGCTGGCCGCGGCACTGGCGGTGCTGGCCGCACTGCAGGGCGGGGCCT
The genomic region above belongs to Aquabacterium sp. OR-4 and contains:
- a CDS encoding prephenate dehydrogenase, giving the protein MFNQLGVIGCGLMGGSFALALKRAGLVKRVVGYSKSPSTTDLARRMGVIDTAAESALLAISGSDIVLVAVPVAATEVTFKAIMHLVEPHVLVMDVGSTKRDVVDTARRVLKERVGSFVPAHPIAGSEHSGVQHADATLYNNRQVILTPLPQTRPELVQKASDVWNAIGAQVLRMSPENHDAAFAAVSHLPHLLAFAYFSAIVNQPAGPEFLSLAGPGFRDFTRIAASDPAVWRDILLANREEVLKQSQRFRYALEMMERAMLNGDGELLEERIRTASEPRSHWQIGGPGRGHGSGTP
- the serC gene encoding 3-phosphoserine/phosphohydroxythreonine transaminase, translating into MSTTHRPYNFSAGPAVLPEEVLREAAAEMLDWHGSGMGVMEMSHRGKEFVSIHEAAERDLRELLAVPAHFRVLFMQGGGLGENAIVPMNLSRGGLVDLVVTGAWSKKSAGEARKYADVAIAASNEADGHTSLPAPSGWQLRQGAAYVHVCSNETIHGVEFGALPDLAALGSDAPLVVDCSSHILSRPIDWARVGLAFAGAQKNIGPAGLTLVFVREDLLDRALPICPSAFEYKTVAAHGSMFNTPPTYGIYIAGLVFQWLKRQGGVAEMERRAIAKARLLYGALDGSGGFYLNKVAHDGRSRMNVPFFLRDESLNEAFLAGAREAGLLQLKGHKSVGGMRASIYNAMPIEGVMALVDYLNQFARRHG
- the gyrA gene encoding DNA gyrase subunit A, which translates into the protein MTSFAKETLPISLEEEMRRSYLDYAMSVIVGRALPDARDGLKPVHRRVLFAMHELNNDWNRPYKKSARIVGDVIGKYHPHGDTAVYDTIVRMAQTFSLRHMLVDGQGNFGSVDGDSAAAMRYTEIRLSKIAHEMLADIDKETVDFAPNYDGSEKEPTVLPARLPNLLVNGSAGIAVGMATNIPPHNLNEVVDACLHLLKVPDASIDELMQIVPAPDFPTAGIIYGLSGVREGYRTGRGKVVMRAKVHFEDLERGARQAIIVDEIPYQVNKKTLLERIAELVREKKIEGISHLQDESDKSGMRVVIELKRGEVPEVVLNNLYKQTQLQDSFGMNMVALIDGQPKLCNLKQLLDIFLEHRREVVTRRTVYELRKARERGHVLEGLAVALANIDEFIETIKNSPTPPVARAALMAKRWDSGLVREMLMRTEGTTPGGSRAYRPDGLPDSYGLQPDGLYRLSDDQAGEILQMRLQRLTGLEQDKIIGEYREVMAVITDLLDILAKPERVTTIIGDELIALKSEFGQTKLGARRSMIEHNVQELGTEDLITPTDMVVTLSHTGYIKSQPLTEYRAQKRGGRGKQATATKEDDWIDQLFIANTHDWILCFSNRGRVYWLKVWEVPQGGRASRGKPIVNMFPLQADEKINVVLPLTGEFRSFPGDHYIFMATALGTVKKTALDDFSNPRKAGIIAVDLDEGDHLIGAALTDGKHDVMLFSDSGKAVRFDEDDVRAMGRQARGVRGMMLEDGQSLIAMLVAEDESQSVLTATENGFGKRTSIVEYTRHGRGTKGMIAIQQSERNGKVVAATLVRANDEIMLITDKGVLVRTRVSEIRELGRATQGVTLIALDDGSKLSGLQRIVENDANDDGSGNADAEPGTDAGTDSPNQDPA
- the ompA gene encoding outer membrane protein OmpA; amino-acid sequence: MKKLNKVAVLFASAAIVAPLAAFAQVSTGGDNWRGTDGTVWKNGTNELCWRDAQWTPATAAEQCDGALKKAPPPAPAPAPRVAPPPPPPPVVAPPPAPVAPVAPVPAPAPKPTSEKVTFAADAFFDFDKAVLKPEAKAKLDDLVGKTSAVSLEVVIAVGHTDSAGADAYNQKLSVGRAEAVKAYLTGKGIEKNRVYTEGKGEKNPVADNKTAEGRAKNRRVEIEVVGTRAIK
- a CDS encoding DUF2059 domain-containing protein; translated protein: MTFFRPLAQAITVALLTASAGQALAQAAAPAAAASATASSPAKKELVAKVMKLQQGGFENIGSALLGEPAQLLLQGAGRALGQVPADKREALGKDIQAEVKKFFDTNAPYMRERAVKLAATTIGPLLEEKFSEDELKTLVAWLESPVSRKFSEIVPQSQQLLGQKVVEDTRSTIEPKLKALEQSVAKKLGLPAQGAQGGAPAGGGVKPPAAAASGKK
- the pheA gene encoding prephenate dehydratase, with protein sequence MADDTTTTGTPAPGGATPVQPELLALRERIDSVDRELLALLNRRAGLALAVGELKKKEGSVVFRPEREAQVIDGLKSANPGPLKNDNVAPIWREIMSACRALETPTRVAYLGPAGTFSEEAALGYFGSSIVKVPCASMDEVMRTTAAGAADFGVMPVENSTEGGVARTLDLFLTSPLFIIGETSLIVRHNLLRKDNALAGIHTVAAHPQALAQCHGWLSHHLPDVERRPVSSNAEGARLAALDAGIAGIASLRAAAEFGLHVVSPAIQDDAHNRTRFAIVTHPDRHPAPKASGHDCTSLVVSVPNKPGAMHDLLVPLKEHGVSMTRFESRPARSGQWEYFFYIDLDGHPDEPRMNTALHALRETCAFFKVLGAYPVDVH